Below is a window of Prionailurus viverrinus isolate Anna chromosome A1, UM_Priviv_1.0, whole genome shotgun sequence DNA.
GCTAAATATTCTTGAACAGCTGCAAGGTGGAAGTTGGATGTTTTCATTGCACATAATGTCACTGCaatgaaaatcaaattttaaaattgaagggAGAGACTTCCTCGATCACAGAGACTGTAAGATCTTTTCTCCTGTGTCAGAACCTTGTACCACTTCCCTAGAGTGTGCTGAAAACTGATCCATTATGTTCAGAGGCAACGAGGGGTGGTTAGCAGGAATTTTGAGGAAACGAGGCATCGTTTGCTACTTCAGTTGAGGTTACCATAGTGTCTCCAAAAACAGTAAGAGGACACAGTTGCTTCTGCTAACAAGGATGGCTCAGAATGACTTGGGGGCTCAAGATTATCAACttcatctgagtttccatgggGGTCCTCCTTCTAAATCTCAGGAGCCCAATCCTTCACAAGCCCCTGACCTTGCATAGGACATACTTGATGAGGCTTCAAATTAAACTTTTGTCGTAATTATGTAACCTGCATATTTGAGTTGTGTGTTTGATTTTTAGGGAGGTCAGCCCTGCaggtactagaaaaaaaaaaagacattcttttaGGGCCACCGTAGAAGCTCTTTGGTTTCCCGACCATTACTTGAGCTGAGAGTTTAAAGCCTTGAGCTCGTTAATGTTCTTTTTAACTATTCTAGGGCACTCCAATGCAGCCACCCTACTCCCACAGACCTCATAGTCCATTGTTGCTACCACCGTGGTTAAATGTAGCAGCCACTTGGTCCTTACATCACTTTCTTCACCAGGAACTTCCTCACAGCCTACTACAAGTGATGCTTTGATTAGTTTTGATATTACTGCATGCCATAGGTTACTAACATCCCATTCTTCATTGACAAGGAGCTCAGCACTATCTTTGAGGCCAAGAAATGACCAAACCAACCCCATAATCCCATTTTTGTAGGTCTGTTTCCTAACCCCACTGTTAATATTATGTATCAGTCAGGATCCAGTTAGGGGAACAGAAACTTTACCAGCTATTTTAATAGAAAGATTTAATATAGGAAATTAAACAGATATTGGGGGACTGAAAAAGCACAAAGTGAGCACTGACGTAACTCAGGTAGTAGCAGGTTGGGGGGCAAAGGGAAGAGGCTGGAATTATATTACAACGCAGAAGCTTGGAGAAGAGACCCCATGGAATTGGGACCCAGCTTTCTGAGTAGAAAATGGCGCTTAGCTAATGCTGGCATCTGACGATCTTGGGCCAAGAACCTCTGGAGAGGTTCACATGTGTGCTCATATCCAGGATTGTGAGCACATGGAGatttggagggagagagcatggaagCTCCGCCCTTTCCCCATACCATCTGCCTGTTCCTGTGTtatatcctttcataataaaccaGTGATCTAGTAAACGAAACCAACAACCAAAAACCTCTGGGGAGGAAGCACTGTCTGGCTGGtgctggtcattttttttttttaaatcaacatgcATTGTGTTAGTTTCACATATACCACATAGTTACTATCCATCACCATGGATAGTTAcataatttttcttgtgatgagaccTTTTAAGATGTACTCTCTTGGCACCTTGCAAATATACAATACATTGCTGGTATTTTTGAAGGGGCACGGTGAGGCTGGTCTGGGTGTGTTGCAGGGGGACGCCTAGAAATTGGAACTGTCACAGCCAGAATGATGAAATCTACTGACAGTGACAGCAAGCAAAACAGGAAAtagtaatttctttctcttgcagTCTCCCTCCAGTGCACCCTATGGGCAGAGCCTAACATGGAGCCACCTGGCAAAGGACAAATCTCCTTGGTAGAGTCTTCGCTAAAGCAGAGTACCTAAGGATGGTTTGGAGCTTAGTTACCAGCAtagggttcttttcttttctcatcctaAAATAatcttattgttttaaatgtctctttCCATGCTGAAATACATTAATGGCTGAAATAACAGGCAATCTACTCAAATGTAAACGTAACACCGTACATAATTCTAGACGTTATCTACATATGCAAATCATGTATATATAAGAATTAAATTAAGCACATCATTAATTAAGTAGGATCTAAACTAAGAAATGACTAAAGTCAAAATGACTTTAGAGGGAAAAGCAGAGTCAGATGTTATTTTGTGGTCGTGGGTGTCCAGGGCCCCGCTGCCATGAAGCTGCAGTGGTCAAATATGCAAGTGACCCCAGGCCCTGGAGCTCAGCATCATTTTCTTGATTGACTATAACCTGGTTGTTAAAAGGATGAAATGATACCATGCATATTAAATATCcagaatcggggcgcctgggtggcgcagtcggttaagtgtccgacttcagccaggtcacgatctcgcggtccgtgagttcgagccccgcgtcaggctctgggctgatggctcagagcctggagctgtttccgattctgtgtctccctctctctctgcccttcccccgttcatgctctgtctctctctatcccaaaaataaataaacattgaaaaaaagaaaattaaaaaaaaatatccagaatcATGCCTGGTCCATAGTATGTTCAATGAACCCTAACACTTTTTTCCGGATATAAGCACTgggttccccccctcccccttcattctgttcatgtattacattgattggcttttgaatgttgaactatccttgcattccaagaataaatcccacttagttgTCATAGCacataatcattttaatatgctgttgaattcagtttgttaggggtttgttttgttttgttttttaattgttatttaccATATACACAGAGTTTGAGCTTTTGGAGGGAGAAGCTAAATCAAGGTGACCTTGAAAGTGTAACAAGAGAATTTCCTGGACTGTCTGCTGTGAAAGTCATTCCAGTTTTGCTCTCATGGGATATTTTCATAAAGGCGATCCCTCCGCCCTGCTCCTTCAGTGTTCCCAGTTACTCTCTTAGTGCAAGTGGACATAGctacagacaaatgaaaaatataaactcaGTGATTTAGAAGAAGAATTTTGAAAGCCTAGCTTTTTCTAAATGCCAAGGACTGTTTCAACTGTTAACTCAGGGATTAAGAGCATGAAAAGAATGTCAGGCTAGCTGATCAGAATTTTTATGATTAGAGAGAAAAGCTGGCTTCTCTGGGTCTTTGATCTAGCTCAATGGGAAAAGCGGCAGAGCGCTTCAAATGCACCACCAGCCCATCTGGCTGCTTAAGGACACATCTGGGACGATATCCGAGGGGGGTCACCTGCTTGCTTTCCCAGCTGGAAATGAAGTCAGAGATTACAACAGGCCTTGTCCTGTAGCAGAGGGGAGGTGTTTTTGGTGGGAAACAAAGTCCACTGGTCTTCCAGCAGCACTTGGGATTAACTTGGAGTAGGTTAACAAAGATTCCGATGATAAAAGCCACTCGGGGCATTCACACTTCCTTGGAAGTTTTGATTCTGTTGGTCTGAGTTAGGAACTTAGATTTTGCCCTTAAAGAAAGTGGCCCTGGTGATTTGTATCATTAGGAAAGTTTGGAAGCCTTGTCTAGGGCAAGAGGGCAACTCTTTTCCCAGACCTCTGCTTATTAATGGGAAAGGGAGCTAATATAATATTTAACCACTAAAGAGACACATCTGTTTGGGTAAGGCCTGTCCAGGAAAGGAAGGGGATTACAGTTACTATTCTGTGGAGGAACAAATTTATGGGGCCGCTTTCGAGTTCTGCAATCATGAATGACCGATGATGTCATTAAAGGTCAAGCTTTCTTCCCTGAATTAGCTTGAGTTTGGTTGCGAACACAGCAGGTTTAAAAAGCCAccgaacatggagcctgcttgagattctctctctccttctacccctcccctcaaaaaaaattaataaaaaaaaaatgttccctttaAAAAAAGAGCCGGTGTCGACTTCACCTTGGAGACCAGGGACCGTGCTGCCACCACAGAGGGAGGGTCTGCAGCAGGTGTCCCCTAGATGCCAGGTCATACCTGACGCTCATTCAACTTTTGCCACTGATGTGGTGCATAGGAAGGTTTCCTAGGGGGTCCTTCCTCACCCCTGGTTGGAACTGTTCCCCAAGGCTGAAAGCAAAAGGCATATGGGCTGACCAGAAGACAGCAGCGCCTAAGAGCTCGGTGAGGGCTGTGGGTGGTTAAGGGTCATCACAGGTCGAGCCCGCTGACGTGGGAAGGACGACACAGTCAAGAAATGTGTGTCTGTTCCCTTCCAGTGAGTTGACCCAGCAGGAAAAGCGGGTTAGGTGTCTGAGCATGCGATGGGTACATCAAGGGCCCCTGCTCTGCCAGAGGCCCCGGAGGTCCCTCTGCCATTTCTAGAATCCTGGTTTTGGCAGGATGCAAACAGGGCCCAGGAGAGGTTCCTTTAGCATCTAGAAAAGCACCTCATGGCACAAAAGAACAGGCTCAAACACTTTTtgaattcatgaatgaatgaatgaatgaatgtgaatgaGAAAGGGCTTGTCATTGAATTGTAAAACAGAGGCCCGCCAATCGTGGACAATGTATAAGAAAACTTCAAGCTTCATTTCTCAGACCTTTGCTCTTCTAAACAAAGTTCAGGCCTCTGCCTGTTATACTCTGTTAACCACAGAGGCCCAAAGTTCTTCCATAACTAATCGGAGCCTGTGATTGCTTTGCTGTGCTCTGAGGAGCTCTCATAATCCCTTTCCCCTCTGGGAAGCGGGGTGATTGCGTGCGGACGATGGAGCAGGGCGGCAGCCGCTTGGACGACTTCCCTCTCAACGTGTTTTCGGTCACTCCTTACACACCCAGTACCGCTGACATCCAGGTGTCCGATGATGACAAGGCAGGGGCCACCTTGCTCTTCTCAGGCATCTTCCTGGGACTGGTGGGGATCACGTTCACCATCATGGGCTGGATCAAATACCAAGGTGTCTCTCACTTTGAATGGACCCAGCTCCTTGGGCCCATCCTGCTATCGGTCGGAGTGACATTCATCCTGATTGCTGTGTGCAAGTTCAAAATGCTCTACTGCCAGGTGTGCAAAGAAAGTGAGGAAAGGGCTCTGGATTCGGAGCAGACGGCGGGAGGACAATCATTTGTTTTCACTGGTATCAACCAGCCCATCACCTTCCATGGGGCCACTGTGGTGCAATATATCCCTCCTCCCTATGGCTCTCAAGAGCCCGTTGGGATCAACGCCGCCTACCTGCAGCCAGTGGTGAACCCCTGTGGTCTCATACCACCTGGAGGGGTGGTGACGGCCACGCCAAGTCCTCCTCAGTACTACACCATCTACCCTCCAGACAACGCCACGTTTATTGGAGAGCAAGACTACTCTTCGATGGTGGCTGGTGGAAATGACAGGTACGTGGTGTGGAGGGGGGACGCTCCCCTTCTGGGTGTCACAGTCACAGCCCGTGACTTTGTCCGGTCTAGAAGGAAGGTGTTGGGAGAATGCGAGGTCTGTGTGGCCTCTTCCCAGGATGGCGGCGTCGGCTCTGAGACACGCGTCGTGGGCTGTAACGGGTCTGTGTTTTCTGCTCCCACTGCCAGGTCCGGCCCTGATGCTGACCAGCTGGAAGAGACACAGCTGGGAGAAGAGGACTCCACCTggttctctcctcctccctaTGAGGAAATATACTCCCTTCCTCGCTAGACCATGATGCTGAGGGAACAGGATTTAAGTCATTGTTGCTGACGAATGAGGTGTCAGATGCTGTGACTTTCAGAGTCTAGACAGTAGGACAGCCTAGGCAGCCTGATGGAGACCGTTCAAGGGGGTGCGgtgggaggggaaatgggaaCCAACATGTCTCAGATTGGTAAAAATtaggcccggggtggggggataTTTCCTTCTGGTACAGCTGGACATTCCCGCATATGGTTCAtgggcagaaattttatttctttgtccacAACCCACCCCTTGCCAGGAAGGCACTGGTGTCTCAATTTTAGCTCCGGCAGCCAAGGGAAACATCACGGCTGCTGGGACTCTGGAAGTTTCCATGGAAgtgagagtggggggtgggcagcaggtGGGCAAGAGAAAATAGGCTCACCTGGAGATTTCCCAGTGCTGGTTCTCAGCCCCTCAAAGGGGGTTTGCAGATCCCCAAACAACTCGGTTGCCATCCGGTGTCCCCTGAGGGCTCTGGGTATCTTAACGGCTGCAAAACATTTTAACAGCTGAATAAAGTAAAGTAACGTCTCCTGTTCAAAAAGTATTAGGTAGctggatacaaaataaaataataaccatacaaaataaataataataggatAATGATGTCAATAAATCCTTAAGTTATCACTGGGTCACAAGGACTACTGGCAAGGCTAAAGCTTGATGTGTCCACCCAGGCTAGGATCTCTGCTGGACGCAAGCCACCTGGGCCCAGGGGCCAACAGAACATGGGTGCTTCTATAAGCACCTGTTGATGAGTTCTGCTCAATTAGACAAAATAGAGCCTCGTGTCCATACCCGGAAAATCATGGATCATGGAAACAATCTTTATGGTCAACAGAAGCTCATCTTCTATATAAAAGAAGTTGGTGGCCTTAATCTCCCTTAATCTGAACTGGGTAATAAACCACCACCACGGATCGAAGACTTTAGAAGAGACAGTTACGACCattgagttttaaaagaaaatattttcctgtcaCTCGAGATAAGGGAGGCTCATCCCAGAGGAAGACAGTATTCAGCAATTCCTTAAAGTTTTGGTACCATGTTCAtgatttttactaatttttatcaAAAACACCTCATTTTCCAAGGATATGATTAAAATATGCttggtttattattattgtgatcTGTATTATATCTTAGGAACAAAACCTTTTTATATGAGAATTCGTTTTGATGTGTGATGATAGAAAGTAATGGAAAAATGTGATTCTGTTTACAGAAACAATAGTCATGAAATATTGGATTCCTAACTGAGAGCCACTGGTTCTGGGGAGGAAGTCTGGGGACAGGGACACAGCTGAGCATCACCTGTGGCATGCCTACTGGCAATGACACTTGGAGCCCTGCGTGCCTGCTTCCCTCACCCCTTGCTCTGCTCAtcctcccccatcccacaaccctaTATTCCTGGATTTCAGTTATAATGAGCATCAAGGGAAGGTCAAATCACAAAAAGATGTTTGGAAAGGGTGTCCATGTGTAGAAGCAGGCCAGGCAGGAAAGCCGATTTATCTCAGTGATGCCACGAGTCCCACACGCAGGGAAGTGGCCTTGGGGAGTTTTTAGCTCCAGGCAACAAAATTACTCAGCACCATCCCtgttccaagaaagagaaaaagtgccAACACAGAGGTCATCGATGCCTCCGAAGACTGTGCATCAGAGTGTCAGGAGCTCGAGGTGGGTGGCAGGCCTAGAATAGTCAGGGGGTGGGAAAATGAGAACTTGTTCATTCAACTTCTACTCCCTGGTAGGACATGGGCCAAGTGGGGATAGAACAGTGAGAAAGCCCACCAACAGAAGAGCAGAGCTTCTAGTCTAGGAGGGGAGACAGATCTGATCAACTACTCTCTGACATCCAGGAGGGGTCTCATAGCTCTGGACCGGTCAGGAGGATCATGAGGGCTTGCTTGAGGAAGTGAAGTCAAGGCCCCTGCCTTGCAGAACCCCAGGGAGCACTGTTCACACAGGAAAGCCTTGTGACTGATGTCTCTTGACCTCTGAGGACTGTCCTGGTAGCTGAGGGAACAGTAGCTGATACCCAgtcaaagagaaggagggagatgcCTGGCAATCCCCCCTAAGCAGGAGGCAGTATTAAGGGGGCACCTTACAGGCTGTGTAAACAGTATTCCTCTGCTACTGCAGGGCACCAAATAGAGGGGCCTTCTGCTACCCGAGAATTACATCCACCTGCTCTCTTGCTTCAAGACACCATGGTCTCTGTCTTCACTCGGGGGTTGCAGGTGCCAGCATGATAGAAAGCCCACTGAATGGCTTTTGGATTCCAACACTGAGTCTGTGCTCGGTCTCTTTGACTGGAAGGGTTTTTAGTTTGTCATCTGGATATTTGCCTTTTATCATTCTTTCTGTCAGTATCTTATGAGGGATGAATGGAGGACTGTGATGTGGGGCTAGTGAATCAGAGTCTGTCCGGCCCCTGCTATGCTAGCCACCCTGAGATTATCAGTGTGCAAAGTGGCCCTGGCTTTGGGAACGTGCTCAAAGTTTCAGTGCCCAGGCCAGAACCTTTAGGGCCTTGTCAGCCTTGTCAGCCATTTTAGTCTGTGTCGGCAGAGCAATTGGAAAGCCATTGAATGCTCTTAATGAGGAGGGAGCTGTGATAATGATTCTGAACACTTACTGGTTAGGGTAAACGCAGTGTCACATAGGGTGTAACATTGACTTTGCTGGCAAAGCTCAGATCTAGGTTACCACAACACCAGGAGACACTTCTCCACCCTCAGCCTTTAGCGGGACACTGTGTGTGGGTGCGTTCTGGCCATCTATATAGAATTCAAAAGAAAGCTAAAAGGTCTTGTTAATCAAAGGAGACAGGTTTCTGAAGAATGTAATGTTGTGTGGAAACTTCTCCTGGGAGCCGACTTGGGCTGGGCCTTTTGGCTGGAGAGACTGATAACACCTCAGGATCTTGACAGGGCAGGAGAGGGATTATCTAGGCCTGTGAAGTGAGGCCCAGCCACCAAGGGGAAGAAGCTTTCACAGAGCTCCTGGGACTTCTTCTTGATCCATTTGGGCCAACCAAGGACTGGATCTCTTGTGCAATCTGGGTGTGTGTTTCCTCCCTTCTACAGAACTCCAGAGGGAGGGGTCCTGCAGAGGTGGAGGGCTTTCCAGAGCCTGCGATCAATCAATCCTTTCCCTTTGGCTCCACTGTGCCGGGCACCGATCTGAGTTTCAAGCTCTTTGCTACAAAACCAGCCATTTAAATAATGctctccccacttttttttttttgacagagggCGGGGtacatcataaaaataaagactctTGTTTGTGAAGAGCTGGCTGTGGGTGTCTGTTTTCAGCTTCTGACCTCTGGAGCGCCTCATGGGCCTTGTTTACTGTTGGATCCCTGGAGCAGGGCTGGCTGAAACCCTGTACCCCAGGCGGCTGATGTTTCTCCCCCAAACAGAAGCTCCTCGTAGTAACCGTTGTCAGGTAGACTCCTTTTATCAACAAAGAAAGCTTCCCACCTAGTTCTCAGTAGTGTCCCTGCCCGTCGAGATAACCAGGGTGCTGTCTGCAGAATGCAACTCACACCACTTGGCATTCACCAAAGGCCTCATGCAGAGCCCTCTGCACAACCAACACCAGGCACCTGTTGAGtaacaaatatgaaataaataaacgaaGAGCTTTCCAAATGGCTAATACATGACCACTTCAACTTAGCTGTTCTGCTGTTTTCTACAttgtgaaaaatttcaaacaactaCAAGGGTAGAGAGAATAGTACATGAAACCCTGCGGGGTCATCCATTACCCAACATCAAAACTCATGGCCAAGCTTGTTTCATTGACACCCCCACCCACAATCCCCCCAcctggatttttattatttttttcagggtttttcatctttttattttattttgtaaagatttttttttaattgaggtataactgacatctaacattatgttagtttcaggtgtacaatataatgatttggcAGTTGTATAACCCAACTGgatattttattgattgattgattgattgattgattgattgacagAGGAAGAGTGTGAGGTGtggaggggtagagggggagggagagaaagagagagaaaatcttaaataggctccatgttcagtgcagggctcaatcccatgatcctgggaccatgacccgagccaatgtcaagagtccgatgcttaactgactgtgccacccaggcatccccaactggatttttaaaaagtaagtcacatcatcttaaaaatatttcattgtgtatcttTAAAAGGTAAAGACTCAAAAAAAGAGTCATGCCATGATTACACCTAAAAAAATGTACACTTCCTTAAGGTCATCAAATATCTAAATCACTGTTCAACTTACTCCCaatcttctctattttatttttacctcttcaTTTTGCTTCATTCAAAAACCAAATGAGATTAGCTTTTTGCTAAATGCATCCTAAGTTTCTAGTTACCTTATACTGTATTTTGGGAGGCAGACAACCAGAAAATTGTTCACAGTAGCAGattcatatttattaaatttcactttccaaccaaaaatgtttttcaagactTTTCACTTTATATCTCCTCCTTTGTCACTTCCCTGAAACTCTAAGACTTCCCTGGAAGAAGAAacttatttcttctaatttttgcACATTATTAGAGATTTTTTCTAAACATAGGCctagaaaaaatacatacacgAAAACACAAAGCGATCTTTAAGTGAATGTTTAGTTGATAATTATGAGTTGCTGAATATTTTCAAGAGTATCTGAAAATTCTGGCAACCTTTAGCAGTTCTGACTTGTTAGGCAAaagtttttaggaaaaaaaagttcttcccTTCAGAAATCATAAAAACTCCTTGGAACATCTCAGAAGTGGAAACCAGAGTCTCTCTTTAAGAAATAATTGGCAAAACCTCTTGCTGAACATTAAAATATTACCTGGTACAATTTAACTCGCAGAGGTCATTGATTGTGGACCTCTCACCAGTGAGTTCCCAATTCTCCTcaagttaaaaatgaatatattttctggACATGCCTACAACTCTTCCTTTGAAGGTGGATaagtgtgtgagtgtatgtgtgtgtgtgtgtgtgtgtgttcacctaTACCTTCTTATAGAATGTGATTTATGGATTTCTTGCCCATTTACTACTAGTAAATCATCGAGAGTTTTATGTCCCAGGCAGTCAGCAGTTGGTTATAAAATCAACAGCGAGACGTACTAAATAAACCGTTACTGGATTGCTCTTAAGAACTGATGACAAATCAGAAAGTGAAGACAACTCCATGGGAATGATTCTCACCTGCCTTTGGGATACCACAAAGGTCTCAGATAGGGGAATTTTATTTGCCTTGAGCTTTTAAGAAGATTAATAACCAGATGAACTGGGAAGGAAATCAGTTTTCTGGGTTCCAGAAGTTTTCTTCTGGAACAAAGAATTTGTCCTCCAGCACAAAACCTACACGTGTGTAAATCATACACACAAATATGTCTACACACAACGGGCTGAAAGTGAAGCTTGTGTAAGAAGTCAGAGATTTTCCTCTTTGAATCTTCCaatttattagtttaaaaaaataaaattttaaaagatggaatgtgtgtatgtgtacagtttaaaaaaaattttttttaatttatttatttttgggacagagagagacagagcatgaacgggggagggtcagagaaagagggagacacagaatctgaaacgggctccaggctctgagccgtcagcacagagcccgacgcggggctcgaactcacggaccgtgagatcatgacctgaggtgaagtcggccgcttaaccgactgagccacccaggcgcccctacagtttttaaaatagatttaatatGTCTTAATGAATACATAAGGACTGGCAATAATCGTTTCTGGAGCAGAGGATGGGAAGGTCATTTTTCACTTTAGTCCATGCTAatcaatggattttttaaaaatgtttatttattttgagagagagagagagagagagagagagagcgcgcgcgcatgagcaggggaggggcagagagagagagagggagacacagaatctgaagcaggttccaggctctgagctgtcagcacagaacccatgagccgcgagatcatgacctgagccaaagttggacgctcaaccgacaaagccacccaggtgcccctaatggatttttttttttaccatgctCATTTACTATCtgttcacaaaattatttttagaaagagggagaagagaaggaaatgatctTTCCCCATGTACTTTTACTGTTAACAGCATCTTCTTGAGTcctagaaataattttcattgcCACCGCTGCTTATATATGCAACAGATATACACACAAGGCACATAGATGCAAATGTGGTATGTTTATACTGTGATATGAATAACACTTTTACATGGACATACACACATAAGGTCTcgggagagagaacagagtgctCCATTGTCCATCACTCACCCTGTGTGGGAAAGATTTTTCACACATATATGTTGTTGCTAAAGTCCTCTGCTGGCTAATGTTCAATGTTAGGTAAACAGTGACCAATGTCGATGGAACAACGGCACACAGAGAGTCATGAGTCAGATTCCACAGGTTCTTTCTTTGATAGTTTTCTCaacccagcctctgcctccacACCTTGAAAAACTGCTCACCACAGCAGCAATTCACATACCTTGGGACCTTTGGGGATGAAACTGAGAGTAACTCTAGCTACCCGATTTCCTCATCAGAAGAAGCTGTAGGATTAACTGTGCCCCCCTTCCTACTCTTTCCCACTCCGGATGGGTCCGTGCAAGGACATCAGCGCCTGCAGCAGCCACGGGCCCTTTCCCTCCTGGTCCCTCCTGCATTCCAGCTGAGGCTTTTCCTTCTGGGCCTCTGGGGCTGGTCTGATCGCCCCGTCAGCCAGGAAGGACTCCCTGATCCCTCAACAGTCTGAACAGGAGCCACGAAAACATGCTTGGAATTTTTCAGAAGGCAAAGAGACtgcaaagggaaaacaaaaatctctgtcTATAAAGCTCCAAAGAGAACAGGTTTAGACTAGAGCGTGTCTCTGCCTCATTTGGCCCCTCAGAGGTCACTGGTGGCTCACCTTCAGGGGTCACCTTTCTGGTCCCTGTGCTTAAGTGACACCCTGGCTGACCTCCCAGCTTACTGTGTGGTTCTCAAAGGCCCGTGGCAGGAGGCACCATGGCTACTTAGACTTGTGTACCTGGCGGATATTCTTTCAAAACTGAACAAAGTCAGTTTGTCACTTCAAGGGAAATAACTGACAGCACTTAGTGCTAATGATAATATTGAACCTTTCAAGCGAAAAttagtatttctgaaaattttatttgtcaTCACGAGTTTGACAACTTCCCTAAAACtggactttatttttgagatcaaagtggtatttaaaaatgtcattttaagggcacctgggtggctcagtctgttaagcgtccaactcttggtttcggctcaggtcatgatctcacagttcctgagttcaagccccacgtcgggctctgcactgacagggtggagcctgcttgggattctctctctctctctgtctctctctctgcccctccctgacctctctctttctctctctcaaaaaaaa
It encodes the following:
- the TMEM174 gene encoding transmembrane protein 174 — translated: MEQGGSRLDDFPLNVFSVTPYTPSTADIQVSDDDKAGATLLFSGIFLGLVGITFTIMGWIKYQGVSHFEWTQLLGPILLSVGVTFILIAVCKFKMLYCQVCKESEERALDSEQTAGGQSFVFTGINQPITFHGATVVQYIPPPYGSQEPVGINAAYLQPVVNPCGLIPPGGVVTATPSPPQYYTIYPPDNATFIGEQDYSSMVAGGNDRSGPDADQLEETQLGEEDSTWFSPPPYEEIYSLPR